A genome region from Arachidicoccus soli includes the following:
- a CDS encoding esterase produces the protein MTRFFLVFFMVILCYIVSYGRSDNFELAAANRHGKQYPQENAEVQLGAGIAVPEAQKLQLKMGREQCDKVKNDNGLWIKSSFPLDKSFYSYQLNIDGVTVKGPGKLFFYGSCRWGTGIEIPARDQDLFALKEVSQNLVRENIYFSKLTNPRKSCFVHITHGNQKNIKILYPVLYLYHGSLEDETGRSRLRHANLILDNLSAARKSILMNILKDNSYAYKHHGNIADYKSSSRAIINLVVINETVPMIDDKFRTYANREHSVIAGHSIGPRPTMRFIKNNLFKCSSLDVYSGRSNHPDTDFINNTNFLERMLSDGATIKKQFHLLFLGLDTNELSPFAGSVGAFRNISDKKGIQYMLYQLSVTSHEWLT, from the coding sequence ATGACGAGATTCTTCCTTGTCTTTTTTATGGTTATCTTATGTTACATTGTCTCATATGGGCGGTCCGATAATTTTGAACTCGCAGCTGCTAACCGGCATGGGAAGCAATACCCACAGGAGAATGCAGAAGTTCAGTTGGGTGCCGGCATTGCTGTACCGGAGGCGCAAAAACTGCAGCTCAAAATGGGTAGAGAGCAATGTGATAAGGTGAAAAATGATAATGGCCTGTGGATAAAGTCGTCATTTCCATTGGATAAATCCTTTTATTCCTACCAGCTAAATATAGATGGGGTAACGGTTAAGGGCCCGGGAAAACTTTTCTTCTATGGTAGCTGTCGTTGGGGAACTGGTATTGAAATCCCTGCAAGGGATCAGGATCTTTTTGCATTAAAAGAGGTGTCACAAAATCTTGTGAGGGAAAATATTTATTTTTCTAAACTTACAAATCCCAGGAAGAGTTGTTTTGTTCACATAACACATGGTAATCAAAAAAATATCAAAATACTTTACCCTGTTTTGTATTTGTATCATGGAAGTTTGGAAGATGAAACCGGTAGGTCGCGCCTGAGGCATGCAAATCTGATTCTTGATAACCTCTCTGCTGCAAGGAAATCTATTTTGATGAATATCCTGAAGGATAATAGCTATGCCTATAAACACCATGGAAATATTGCGGATTACAAATCCAGTTCCCGAGCCATTATCAATCTAGTGGTGATCAACGAGACTGTCCCGATGATTGATGACAAGTTTCGTACGTATGCCAATCGTGAACACAGCGTGATTGCCGGACATTCTATTGGCCCTCGTCCAACCATGCGCTTCATCAAAAATAATTTGTTTAAGTGTTCATCGCTTGATGTTTATAGCGGTAGGTCAAATCATCCCGACACAGATTTTATTAATAACACTAACTTCCTTGAAAGAATGCTGAGTGATGGTGCAACCATCAAGAAGCAATTCCACCTGTTGTTTCTGGGATTGGACACCAATGAACTTAGTCCATTTGCAGGATCTGTTGGCGCTTTTAGGAATATATCGGATAAGAAAGGTATTCAATATATGCTTTATCAATTATCGGTGACATCACATGAATGGCTTACATGA
- a CDS encoding alpha/beta hydrolase-fold protein: MKFKQAIIVSIFLVIGQTCLAQNRISEDFKPSTLNQPGQEYPEVNSQGYARFKIKAPDADSVRVSLGLGGSGGTRLVKGADGFFTGTTEGPMDEGFHYYHLTIDGGVFNDPGALNFYGSTRWESGIEIPAHDQDFYALKDVPHGNVQQILFASKSTNTQRRAFVYTPPGYEKNKSKKYPVLYLQHGWGEDETAWSNQGHANLIMDNLIADGKTKPFIIVMTYGMTNELRWGHMKDFKIEPFQTVLVDELIPYVDTHFRTIADKDHRAMAGLSMGGMETHAITLNKPDVFSYYALLSGGIYTPEELKGKTKPKLIFISCGSRERPDGVKNAVTALKDAGYNAVSYVSENTAHEFLTWRRSLHELAPLLFRD, from the coding sequence ATGAAATTTAAACAGGCAATTATTGTTTCGATATTCTTAGTAATAGGCCAGACCTGTTTGGCCCAGAATAGAATATCTGAAGATTTCAAGCCTTCAACACTCAATCAGCCGGGTCAGGAGTATCCAGAAGTAAATTCTCAAGGGTATGCACGGTTTAAAATTAAGGCCCCTGATGCGGATAGTGTCCGTGTGAGTCTGGGTTTAGGTGGCAGCGGAGGAACAAGGCTTGTAAAGGGAGCTGACGGATTCTTCACCGGTACAACGGAAGGTCCAATGGATGAAGGGTTTCATTATTATCATCTTACCATTGACGGTGGTGTATTCAACGACCCTGGTGCATTGAACTTCTATGGTTCTACCCGTTGGGAAAGTGGCATTGAAATTCCGGCACATGACCAAGATTTTTATGCACTGAAAGATGTTCCACATGGCAATGTGCAGCAGATCCTTTTTGCTTCTAAAAGTACCAACACACAGCGTCGTGCTTTCGTGTACACACCACCGGGGTATGAAAAAAATAAATCAAAAAAATACCCTGTCCTGTATCTGCAACATGGTTGGGGTGAAGATGAAACTGCATGGAGCAATCAGGGACATGCCAATCTTATCATGGATAACCTGATTGCCGATGGCAAAACAAAACCATTCATTATAGTGATGACCTACGGAATGACCAATGAATTAAGATGGGGTCACATGAAAGATTTTAAAATTGAACCCTTTCAGACAGTATTGGTTGATGAATTGATTCCATATGTAGATACTCATTTTCGGACTATTGCTGATAAGGATCATCGCGCTATGGCCGGTCTTTCAATGGGCGGTATGGAAACGCATGCCATCACACTGAATAAGCCTGATGTATTTTCTTATTATGCATTGTTGAGTGGAGGAATTTATACTCCCGAAGAACTAAAGGGTAAAACAAAACCTAAACTCATTTTCATCAGTTGTGGAAGCAGGGAAAGGCCAGATGGTGTGAAGAATGCGGTGACTGCACTAAAAGATGCGGGTTATAATGCGGTATCCTATGTTTCGGAGAATACAGCACACGAATTCCTGACATGGAGACGCAGCTTGCATGAATTAGCGCCCCTACTTTTTAGGGATTAA
- a CDS encoding alpha/beta hydrolase-fold protein, producing the protein MKKSKYLVPFLFIAACFLLSVVTVSAQAIVQQAQLGFDQYQNDIPHGQIDTIYYKSKTVDTTRRALVYLPPGYSSNKKYPVLYLLHGIGGDEFEWLNNGHPQNILDNLYAEGKLTPMIVVLPNGRAMKDDRASGNIMAPDKIKAFAIFEQDLLKDLIPYIQKKYSTYTDRLHRAIAGLSMGGGQSLNFGLGNLDKFAWVGSFSAAPNTKTPEELVPDPAKARKELKLLWISCGASDGLIGYSQRTHAYLVKNNVPHIYYIEPGVHEFKVWKNGLYMFSQLIFKPVDSSTFSKYPVVGAPASTNLRGAEYPQILADHRVIFHLKAPNARSVQIDLGKKYDMVKDKSGYWNLTTDSISEGFHYYSLLIDGVAVADPASQTFYGMGRMTSGIEIPFMGDRYYALAKVPHGDIRIEHYFSTVTHSWRQLYIYTPPGYDQNVNEKYPVLYILHGGGEDETGWSKQGKANLILDNLIADGKAKPMLIVMPDANMGAGGFNPEGIELGMKLFESEMKQAIIPFVEKNFRAETNAGSRALAGLSLGGMHTLYTGIYNTNMFAYLGVFSSGWITPMMNKTADAQYVFMKENADKINNNLKLFWFSEGGPEDIAYKNGQIMLGKLDKLKIRHIYYEYPGGHTWPVWRNDLLHFAPLLFR; encoded by the coding sequence ATGAAAAAATCAAAATATCTAGTTCCTTTCCTTTTTATTGCAGCCTGCTTTTTATTATCAGTAGTCACAGTAAGCGCTCAAGCAATTGTACAGCAGGCACAGTTGGGTTTTGATCAGTATCAAAACGATATTCCGCATGGTCAGATAGATACAATTTATTATAAATCAAAAACGGTTGATACCACCCGAAGGGCACTTGTTTATTTGCCTCCCGGATATTCTAGCAATAAAAAATACCCTGTTCTTTACTTATTACATGGGATTGGCGGGGATGAATTCGAATGGCTAAACAACGGACATCCACAGAATATTTTGGATAACTTATATGCTGAAGGAAAACTCACACCTATGATTGTTGTGTTGCCTAATGGACGGGCAATGAAGGACGACAGAGCCTCCGGAAATATTATGGCTCCAGACAAGATAAAGGCTTTCGCGATTTTTGAACAAGATTTATTGAAAGATTTGATTCCTTATATTCAAAAAAAATATTCGACTTATACGGATAGATTGCACCGCGCGATTGCCGGGTTATCAATGGGTGGTGGTCAGTCACTGAATTTTGGTTTAGGGAATTTAGATAAATTTGCTTGGGTAGGTTCTTTCTCTGCAGCACCCAATACAAAAACACCGGAAGAATTAGTGCCGGATCCGGCTAAGGCAAGAAAAGAATTAAAACTGTTATGGATTTCCTGCGGTGCAAGTGATGGGTTGATTGGCTATAGCCAAAGAACACATGCTTACTTGGTTAAAAATAATGTGCCGCATATATATTACATCGAACCGGGAGTGCATGAATTCAAAGTATGGAAGAATGGACTATATATGTTTTCTCAATTAATTTTTAAACCGGTGGACAGTTCTACTTTTTCAAAATATCCGGTTGTAGGTGCACCAGCTTCGACGAATCTGCGAGGCGCTGAATATCCGCAAATATTGGCTGATCATCGTGTGATATTTCATTTAAAAGCACCGAATGCCCGAAGTGTACAAATTGACTTAGGTAAAAAATACGATATGGTGAAAGACAAAAGCGGTTATTGGAATCTTACCACCGATTCCATTAGCGAAGGCTTTCATTATTATTCTTTGTTGATAGATGGTGTAGCTGTTGCGGACCCTGCCAGCCAAACTTTTTATGGTATGGGTCGGATGACAAGTGGTATTGAAATTCCCTTTATGGGGGATCGTTATTATGCGCTTGCTAAAGTTCCACACGGAGATATCCGGATCGAACATTATTTTTCTACTGTTACCCATTCCTGGAGGCAATTGTACATTTATACACCGCCGGGCTATGATCAAAATGTCAACGAAAAATATCCCGTTTTATATATTTTACATGGTGGCGGAGAAGATGAAACAGGTTGGTCAAAACAAGGTAAAGCCAATTTGATATTAGATAATCTTATTGCCGATGGCAAAGCCAAACCCATGTTGATCGTAATGCCAGATGCAAATATGGGTGCAGGGGGTTTTAACCCTGAAGGGATAGAATTGGGAATGAAATTATTTGAAAGCGAGATGAAACAGGCGATTATTCCATTTGTAGAGAAAAATTTCCGAGCAGAGACCAATGCGGGTAGTCGTGCATTAGCGGGATTGTCATTAGGGGGGATGCATACACTTTATACAGGAATTTATAATACAAATATGTTCGCTTATCTCGGTGTATTTAGTTCGGGGTGGATAACTCCGATGATGAATAAAACTGCAGATGCACAATATGTTTTTATGAAAGAGAACGCTGATAAGATCAACAACAACCTAAAATTGTTTTGGTTTTCTGAAGGCGGACCAGAAGATATCGCTTACAAGAATGGGCAAATCATGCTCGGCAAATTAGATAAATTAAAAATTAGACATATTTACTACGAATACCCTGGCGGACATACATGGCCAGTATGGAGAAATGATTTATTACATTTTGCACCCTTGTTATTCAGGTAA
- a CDS encoding glycosyl hydrolase family 8 has translation MFLLKKILWNKNSFLLIICLCALCIGSLHAQKTSGAFYTNKYPDFFREAGYSQAAIDAKLNKVYQSLFEGPKKIYFEVGDSMAYVSDIKNHDARTEGLSYGMMIAVQLNKKNVFDKIWRWTKKYLQHPSGPRKGYFAWSINPATMKQNSPGTASDGELYFITDLLFASNRWGNNTGINYYKEARFILDNMWKKDGSDGGIFNLLNTQHKQICFTPEGGNYDYTDPSYQLPAFFEVWALYAKDGHAQFYKECADTARAFLHRACSSATALNTDITDFEGEPLGRGMKPAFRYDSWRVPMNIAMDYNWFGKDKSWQLNYAKRIQIFFKSKGMDSFKDQYNIDGSEPAQILQAGGFKKLRHSLGLVSTIATTEMIHKDSFDFVHALWNARLKPYSDGYFDPYYDGLLYLFSLMHLSGRYHIIKPLVH, from the coding sequence TTTTTACACAAATAAGTATCCGGATTTTTTCCGTGAAGCAGGCTATAGCCAGGCAGCCATTGATGCAAAACTGAATAAAGTTTATCAGAGCTTATTTGAAGGCCCCAAGAAAATTTATTTTGAAGTAGGTGATTCGATGGCTTATGTATCTGATATAAAAAACCATGATGCAAGGACGGAAGGTCTTTCTTATGGTATGATGATAGCAGTTCAATTAAATAAGAAAAACGTTTTTGACAAAATATGGAGATGGACTAAAAAATATTTACAACATCCATCTGGCCCTCGCAAAGGTTATTTTGCATGGAGCATTAATCCTGCGACGATGAAACAAAATTCACCTGGTACGGCTTCTGATGGCGAATTGTATTTTATAACAGACTTGTTATTCGCATCTAACCGTTGGGGAAATAATACAGGTATCAATTATTATAAAGAGGCGCGTTTTATTTTAGATAATATGTGGAAGAAAGACGGGTCAGATGGCGGCATCTTTAATCTTCTCAATACACAACATAAGCAAATCTGTTTTACACCCGAAGGGGGCAATTATGATTATACAGACCCCTCTTACCAACTGCCTGCGTTTTTTGAAGTATGGGCACTGTATGCAAAGGATGGTCATGCACAATTTTATAAGGAATGTGCAGATACGGCTCGCGCGTTTCTGCATAGAGCTTGCAGCTCTGCAACTGCTCTTAATACAGATATAACAGATTTTGAGGGAGAGCCATTGGGAAGGGGGATGAAGCCTGCATTTCGTTATGATTCATGGCGTGTGCCTATGAATATTGCAATGGATTATAACTGGTTTGGGAAAGACAAATCCTGGCAGCTGAATTATGCGAAGCGAATTCAAATATTTTTTAAGTCGAAGGGTATGGACAGTTTTAAAGATCAATATAATATTGATGGCTCGGAACCTGCACAGATTTTACAGGCTGGTGGTTTCAAAAAACTTCGACATTCACTGGGTTTAGTGTCAACAATTGCTACGACAGAAATGATACATAAGGATAGTTTTGATTTTGTTCATGCCCTTTGGAATGCCAGATTGAAGCCATATAGTGATGGTTATTTCGATCCCTATTATGATGGCTTATTATACTTATTCAGTTTGATGCATTTGAGTGGGAGATACCACATTATTAAACCACTAGTCCACTAA